A window of Rufibacter sp. LB8 contains these coding sequences:
- a CDS encoding biopolymer transporter ExbD, giving the protein MPKVKVHRTSPSLDMTPMVDLAFLLVTFFMLISKFAPEEVLVVDTPSATSEIKQPDSNIITISIGNDERVFFGVDDKNTKLRLIDKISEKYGVAFTDAEKQTFASLASFGVPIPQLKSYLSLAPDQMKKVNQTGIPIDSARNELGDWVQLARYSNPQSIVAIKGDGTAGYPVAGRVIEILQEKNVNRFNLVTDMEVKPRNL; this is encoded by the coding sequence TAAAGTAAAAGTACATAGAACATCGCCCTCCCTGGACATGACGCCCATGGTGGACCTGGCATTCCTTCTGGTAACGTTCTTCATGCTTATTTCGAAGTTCGCGCCAGAGGAAGTGCTGGTAGTGGATACGCCTTCTGCCACCTCAGAGATTAAACAACCTGACTCAAACATCATCACTATTAGTATTGGTAATGATGAGCGGGTATTCTTTGGTGTAGATGACAAAAACACTAAATTAAGATTGATAGACAAAATAAGTGAGAAATACGGCGTAGCCTTCACTGACGCTGAGAAGCAGACATTTGCTAGCTTGGCCTCTTTTGGAGTTCCTATTCCGCAGCTCAAGTCTTATTTGTCTCTAGCCCCAGACCAAATGAAAAAGGTAAACCAGACGGGCATTCCTATTGATTCTGCAAGAAACGAGCTAGGAGATTGGGTACAGTTAGCCCGTTACTCCAACCCTCAGTCTATTGTAGCCATCAAAGGAGACGGTACAGCTGGTTACCCGGTAGCAGGTCGTGTGATAGAGATCTTGCAGGAGAAAAACGTGAACCGTTTCAATCTTGTGACAGATATGGAAGTCAAACCTCGTAACCTATAA
- a CDS encoding biopolymer transporter ExbD, whose amino-acid sequence MAEIQQQGGDDGGKKRAKKGSTKVDMTPLVDLGFLLLTFFVMTTTLAKPQIMEINMPVKPKNIEEQSELKASNAFTVLLGSDNRIFYYRGLHQPNVGAIPTVEETDWSAKGLRKVVMESTRANPNLVVLIKADETSNYKNLVDVLDEMSITATQKYAIVPLDNADATLLRKTEKGGQ is encoded by the coding sequence ATGGCAGAAATACAACAGCAGGGCGGCGACGACGGCGGTAAGAAACGGGCTAAGAAAGGCTCTACCAAAGTGGACATGACTCCATTGGTAGACTTAGGCTTCCTGTTACTTACGTTCTTCGTAATGACCACAACCCTGGCCAAGCCGCAGATCATGGAGATCAACATGCCGGTGAAGCCCAAGAACATTGAAGAGCAAAGTGAACTGAAGGCGTCAAACGCGTTTACGGTTCTCTTGGGGTCTGACAACAGAATTTTCTATTACCGGGGTTTGCACCAGCCTAACGTTGGCGCTATACCAACGGTAGAAGAGACAGACTGGTCAGCCAAAGGGCTTAGAAAAGTAGTAATGGAGTCTACCCGCGCCAACCCAAATTTGGTAGTGTTGATTAAAGCAGATGAAACGTCTAACTACAAGAACTTGGTAGACGTTTTGGATGAAATGAGTATTACTGCCACGCAGAAATACGCCATTGTTCCGCTAGACAACGCTGATGCCACACTACTTAGAAAAACAGAGAAAGGAGGCCAATGA
- a CDS encoding TonB family protein: MIQSLFKGEEEVVKAPVVKVVDLAAPPSVEKIVPPPPPPPDAPPPPPPIRSTVKFTPPVVKKDEEVQKEEIPDVKELTKVDAGTATVKGDPNAPPSLEGIEDGKGAAPVQEVFEDKVYIAVEKMPEFPGGQAAMFKYLSDKFRIPSAAQRAGAEGTVVLSFVVGPTGEISNIEVLKKLGFGLDEEAVRVIQSMPKWNPGEQNGRKVSVKYTVPYRIVIK, from the coding sequence TTGATTCAGTCATTGTTCAAAGGCGAGGAAGAAGTAGTGAAAGCGCCAGTGGTAAAGGTAGTAGACTTAGCGGCACCGCCTTCTGTAGAGAAGATTGTACCACCGCCACCGCCACCGCCAGACGCGCCACCACCGCCACCGCCCATCAGGTCTACCGTTAAATTCACGCCTCCGGTAGTGAAGAAAGACGAAGAAGTACAGAAGGAAGAGATTCCAGACGTAAAAGAACTGACCAAGGTTGACGCAGGTACCGCCACGGTGAAAGGTGACCCTAATGCGCCGCCAAGCCTTGAAGGTATTGAAGACGGCAAAGGCGCTGCCCCGGTACAAGAGGTGTTTGAAGACAAAGTTTACATTGCGGTAGAGAAAATGCCTGAGTTCCCTGGTGGACAAGCGGCCATGTTCAAATACCTCAGTGATAAATTCAGAATTCCATCGGCGGCCCAGCGCGCCGGAGCAGAAGGTACCGTGGTACTGAGCTTTGTGGTGGGCCCAACCGGAGAAATCTCTAACATTGAGGTACTGAAGAAACTTGGTTTCGGGCTAGACGAAGAAGCCGTACGGGTAATTCAGAGCATGCCAAAATGGAACCCAGGTGAGCAGAACGGCCGTAAAGTATCTGTGAAATACACAGTGCCTTACCGAATTGTGATCAAGTAA
- a CDS encoding PstS family phosphate ABC transporter substrate-binding protein, which translates to MTKASFFTPLLVAGLAIMGTACNQSGKVLDTPTSGHIKISVDETFAPIMEAEANAFQGLYKYAKIQAEYKPETEVIRALLEDTVRLVISTRHLTDKEVAELDKQKLVPRTTKIAVDGIALILNNENTDSTLTLQQVRDIFTGKTTTWKQLDPTNKGGEITIVFDSGNSSTARYILDSINQKQPLPANTFSANSNSKVLDYVAQNRNAIGIIGVNWISDRDDSTATSFLKNVKVAGISRNPNPTSEEEYVQPYQAFLAQGTYPLRREVYMISKEARAGLGTGFASFLVGDKGQRIILKSGLVPASMPVRIVSITE; encoded by the coding sequence ATGACTAAAGCATCTTTCTTTACCCCGCTTCTTGTTGCCGGTCTGGCAATCATGGGCACCGCCTGTAACCAATCTGGCAAAGTCTTAGACACACCTACTTCCGGGCACATCAAAATTAGTGTAGATGAAACCTTTGCCCCAATTATGGAAGCCGAGGCAAACGCTTTTCAAGGCCTCTACAAATACGCCAAGATACAAGCTGAGTATAAACCAGAGACGGAAGTTATACGTGCCCTTCTTGAAGATACGGTTAGATTAGTGATTAGCACTCGGCACCTTACAGACAAAGAAGTAGCAGAACTAGATAAGCAGAAGTTGGTACCCAGAACTACCAAAATTGCGGTAGACGGCATTGCGCTCATCCTGAACAATGAGAACACAGACTCTACCCTAACCCTGCAGCAGGTACGCGATATCTTCACTGGCAAAACCACCACCTGGAAACAATTGGACCCCACCAATAAAGGTGGCGAGATTACCATAGTGTTTGACAGCGGCAACTCCAGCACCGCGCGTTACATTTTAGACAGCATCAACCAGAAACAACCGCTGCCCGCCAACACCTTCTCCGCCAACTCCAACAGCAAAGTGCTGGATTATGTGGCCCAGAACCGGAACGCGATAGGCATTATAGGTGTTAACTGGATCAGTGACCGTGATGACAGCACCGCCACCTCGTTCTTGAAGAATGTAAAAGTGGCGGGCATTAGCCGTAACCCCAACCCTACCTCAGAAGAGGAGTATGTGCAACCGTACCAGGCGTTTCTGGCCCAGGGCACGTACCCGCTCCGCAGAGAAGTTTATATGATTAGCAAAGAAGCGCGTGCAGGACTTGGCACAGGTTTTGCATCCTTCCTGGTAGGAGATAAAGGGCAGCGTATCATCTTAAAGTCTGGCTTGGTTCCAGCCTCCATGCCGGTACGCATTGTCAGCATCACTGAATAA
- a CDS encoding lipopolysaccharide assembly protein LapB, producing the protein MIKNWKTFGILAAAFSLAAGTTAQAAGLNSGTLEHSNLASYSSYAYQDNAGTPFIAQGKAALQQNKLAEAQQHFDKAISVTKGKNPQVMVQIGQAYIDAGVKDLSYAIKVLEDAVSKDAKNADAFLLLGDAYLNHKTIDGGKAMSNYDKAINLNPKSAKAYHRKGKLYVQSRNLKEAKEALDLAAAADPNYAPTYLELAEMYYNANQLPKSSENIKKYVTLAENTTETRAKYASILYLTKDPNALTEIQAVLQADPNNIAMQRILAYYLFDNKQNEKALEAMTMYFSKFDEGKRIPSDYEYYANILSANKKAQEAIDLITKAKQLDPKNALYDDLLAKQYLALKNYPKAIEAYKAKFSVTPPTNTDLFYYGQTHELNNDYKTADSIYAIITTNNPTYAYGHYWRARVNANLDPETETGLAKPHYEEFIKLTSGDKEKYKKDLVVANNYLGYYHYKKKDKANATKFWSEVKALDPTNVQATDGLKALK; encoded by the coding sequence ATGATTAAGAACTGGAAGACCTTTGGAATTTTGGCGGCTGCTTTTTCACTGGCTGCTGGAACCACAGCGCAAGCAGCGGGGCTTAATTCTGGCACGCTTGAGCACTCCAACCTGGCATCATATTCTTCTTACGCATACCAAGACAATGCCGGTACCCCCTTCATTGCCCAAGGAAAAGCCGCCTTGCAACAGAATAAACTAGCCGAGGCCCAGCAGCACTTTGACAAAGCCATTTCGGTTACCAAAGGCAAAAACCCGCAGGTAATGGTGCAGATTGGCCAAGCCTATATAGATGCCGGTGTGAAAGACCTGTCTTATGCTATCAAGGTTCTGGAAGATGCCGTAAGCAAAGACGCTAAAAATGCAGACGCATTTCTTCTGTTAGGCGATGCTTACCTTAACCACAAAACCATTGACGGTGGTAAAGCTATGTCTAACTATGACAAAGCCATCAACCTGAACCCTAAGTCAGCCAAGGCGTACCACCGCAAAGGCAAGTTGTACGTGCAGTCCAGAAACCTGAAAGAGGCCAAAGAAGCCCTGGACCTTGCCGCCGCCGCAGATCCTAACTACGCCCCTACCTATCTGGAGCTGGCCGAGATGTATTACAACGCCAACCAATTACCCAAAAGCTCTGAGAACATCAAAAAATACGTGACGCTGGCAGAGAACACCACAGAGACCCGCGCCAAGTATGCGTCTATCTTGTACCTGACCAAAGACCCGAACGCGTTGACAGAGATTCAGGCGGTGTTGCAGGCAGATCCTAACAACATTGCCATGCAGCGTATTCTTGCTTACTACTTGTTTGACAACAAGCAGAATGAGAAAGCACTGGAGGCCATGACCATGTACTTCAGCAAATTTGACGAAGGCAAGCGTATTCCTTCTGACTATGAATACTACGCCAACATTCTGTCAGCGAACAAAAAAGCCCAGGAAGCTATTGACCTGATCACCAAAGCCAAGCAGCTGGACCCTAAGAATGCGTTGTATGATGACCTTCTGGCCAAACAATATTTAGCCCTGAAGAACTATCCGAAAGCCATTGAAGCCTATAAAGCGAAATTCAGTGTAACGCCGCCTACCAACACAGACTTGTTCTACTATGGGCAGACGCATGAACTGAACAATGACTACAAAACCGCAGACAGCATTTACGCCATCATCACCACCAATAACCCTACCTACGCGTACGGTCATTACTGGAGAGCCCGCGTGAATGCCAACTTAGATCCTGAAACAGAAACTGGTTTAGCCAAACCGCACTATGAGGAGTTCATCAAACTCACCTCAGGCGATAAAGAGAAATACAAGAAAGACCTGGTGGTGGCCAACAACTACCTTGGGTATTACCACTACAAGAAAAAAGACAAGGCGAATGCCACTAAATTCTGGTCTGAGGTAAAAGCGCTGGACCCTACCAACGTACAAGCCACAGACGGACTAAAAGCCTTGAAATAA
- a CDS encoding RluA family pseudouridine synthase, giving the protein MTTPALSEDGFDDLDAAIDSDELYEHHRIVVDKGQALLRLDKFLMDRLPNVTRNKLQEAIKAESVRVNNLGIKSSYRVKPFDVITVTLAEPPRETDVVPENIPLNIVFEDEDLMLVNKPAGMVVHPAYNNWSGTLVNGLVYYLQNLPTSRNGEIRPGLVHRIDKDTSGLLVIAKSELAMAHLARQFFDHTIERTYYALVWGVPAQAKGTIEGHIGRSLKDRKVMAVYPEGDFGKPAITHYEVLENFSYCSLIKCNLETGRTHQIRAHMKYLGHPLFNDATYGGDRILKGQQTGSYKAFVQNTFDALPRQALHAKSLGFLHPRTKETLFFESELPADFLAGLTRWRQYGQVLQNRS; this is encoded by the coding sequence ATGACTACGCCCGCACTCTCTGAAGACGGATTTGATGATCTTGACGCTGCCATAGACTCAGACGAACTCTATGAACACCACCGCATAGTGGTAGACAAAGGGCAAGCCCTGCTGCGCCTTGACAAGTTCCTGATGGATCGCTTGCCCAACGTTACGCGCAACAAACTGCAGGAAGCCATAAAGGCAGAATCTGTGCGCGTGAATAACCTGGGCATTAAGTCTAGTTACCGCGTGAAGCCTTTTGACGTGATCACGGTGACCCTGGCAGAACCGCCCCGCGAAACCGATGTAGTGCCGGAGAACATTCCGTTAAACATTGTATTTGAAGACGAAGACTTAATGCTGGTGAACAAACCGGCGGGCATGGTGGTGCACCCAGCCTACAACAATTGGTCTGGCACACTGGTCAACGGTTTGGTGTATTACCTGCAGAATCTGCCAACCTCCCGCAACGGAGAAATAAGGCCTGGTTTGGTCCACCGCATTGACAAAGACACCTCGGGGCTGTTGGTGATTGCCAAATCTGAATTGGCCATGGCGCATCTGGCCCGGCAGTTCTTTGACCATACCATTGAGCGAACGTATTATGCCTTGGTCTGGGGAGTGCCTGCCCAAGCCAAAGGCACCATTGAAGGCCACATAGGCCGAAGCCTGAAAGACCGCAAAGTAATGGCAGTATATCCGGAAGGAGATTTTGGGAAACCCGCGATCACGCATTATGAAGTGCTGGAGAATTTTTCTTATTGTAGCCTGATCAAATGTAACCTGGAGACCGGCCGAACCCACCAAATACGGGCGCACATGAAATACCTGGGGCACCCGTTGTTCAATGACGCTACCTACGGCGGTGACCGAATCTTGAAGGGGCAACAGACCGGTTCTTACAAAGCCTTCGTGCAGAATACCTTTGATGCGTTACCGCGCCAGGCTTTGCACGCCAAGTCACTGGGCTTTCTTCACCCCAGAACCAAGGAAACCCTTTTCTTTGAATCTGAGTTACCAGCAGATTTCCTGGCAGGCCTCACCCGCTGGCGCCAATACGGACAAGTGCTCCAGAATAGATCATAA
- a CDS encoding OmpH family outer membrane protein, translated as MNKLKSLLVAAFLLVSVASFAQTGTVKIGYTNANYIISQLPESRQIESDLKAHSSQLEKELQNKYKTYQEKVEAYKKGATGMTDVVRADREKELTTLQASIEEFQRNADASLQKKEQTALEPVMGKIQKSIDKVAKENGFTHIFTAEALLFGPEDGNNFTDLVLKDLGVTPAPKGAATSPAASAAPATSAPKPGATPVKKK; from the coding sequence ATGAACAAATTGAAATCTCTGTTGGTAGCCGCCTTCTTATTAGTAAGCGTGGCTTCTTTTGCCCAAACAGGAACGGTGAAGATTGGGTACACCAACGCAAACTACATCATTAGCCAACTGCCAGAAAGCCGCCAGATTGAGTCTGACCTGAAAGCCCATAGCAGCCAGTTAGAGAAAGAGCTTCAGAACAAGTACAAAACCTACCAGGAGAAAGTAGAAGCCTATAAAAAAGGAGCTACTGGAATGACAGATGTGGTTCGTGCTGATAGAGAGAAAGAATTGACCACCTTACAGGCTTCTATTGAGGAGTTCCAGCGCAACGCTGATGCTTCTTTGCAGAAGAAAGAGCAGACTGCCCTTGAGCCGGTAATGGGTAAAATTCAGAAGTCTATTGACAAAGTGGCCAAAGAGAACGGCTTCACGCACATCTTCACGGCTGAGGCGCTGTTGTTTGGACCTGAAGATGGCAACAACTTCACTGACTTAGTGTTGAAAGACCTTGGTGTGACGCCAGCTCCTAAAGGTGCGGCTACCTCGCCGGCTGCCTCTGCTGCTCCAGCTACCTCGGCGCCTAAGCCAGGTGCTACCCCGGTAAAAAAGAAATAA
- a CDS encoding OmpH family outer membrane protein yields the protein MKKLGYLVLVSFFLLVGQNTFAQRFGYIDSEFILQKMPAYATAQADVEKLSKAWQQEIENMRAELDKLQKSYQAEEILLTPDMKTKRQEEIARKDAELREFQRKMFGFEGALFKRRQEMVRPVQDQLFEAVEKVVRQRGLNFMFDKSGDVVMLYTDPRHDYTEMVLEELGLASKESNTAGARPAGALKDNPADIPPLPAGTADPAPTQKKEPSRPAVPVKKKNN from the coding sequence ATGAAAAAGCTGGGGTATCTTGTATTGGTAAGCTTCTTCTTGCTTGTGGGCCAGAATACCTTCGCGCAGCGTTTTGGGTACATTGATTCTGAGTTTATCTTGCAGAAAATGCCGGCCTACGCCACTGCCCAGGCAGACGTGGAAAAGCTCTCAAAGGCCTGGCAACAGGAGATAGAGAACATGCGGGCGGAACTGGACAAGCTCCAGAAGAGTTATCAGGCAGAGGAGATTCTGCTCACGCCAGACATGAAAACCAAGCGCCAGGAAGAGATTGCGCGCAAAGACGCTGAGTTAAGGGAATTCCAGCGCAAGATGTTCGGGTTTGAGGGAGCGCTCTTCAAAAGAAGGCAGGAAATGGTAAGGCCAGTGCAAGACCAGCTGTTTGAGGCCGTTGAGAAAGTAGTGCGCCAACGTGGGTTGAACTTCATGTTTGACAAATCTGGTGATGTGGTGATGTTGTACACAGACCCGCGCCATGACTATACAGAAATGGTGTTGGAGGAACTAGGCCTGGCGTCTAAAGAATCTAACACGGCCGGTGCCAGACCTGCAGGCGCGTTGAAAGACAACCCCGCTGACATTCCGCCTTTACCGGCCGGAACCGCTGACCCAGCCCCAACCCAAAAGAAAGAACCAAGCCGCCCAGCGGTGCCAGTAAAAAAGAAAAACAACTAA
- the bamA gene encoding outer membrane protein assembly factor BamA, with the protein MSKYFWLLCLLAMSGATATAQIRLGLGNSSAASSIDYANPKKYEIGGITVSGAKFLDPNALISLTGLRIGDNIEVPGDAIGRAIQKLWDQGILGGVDVRATKIEGDKIFLDFFLTERPRLSRFDFTGASKSQAEDLRKQITLNKGRVVTDDVLSSTRTIVQKFFQEKGYLNTQVVIKQTPDSIIGNSVILDIRVDKGEKVRIGELVIEGNEAFSDRKLKRQLKKTKEKDFYKIFTSSKFQRAAFEEDKKLLVDFYNKEGYRDAAVVTDSIYTISDDRIGIKLVVEEGSKYFYRTISWRGNYLYDDAFLARVLGLDKGDVYNKEELDKRLNYDPTRGTDITSLYMDDGYLFFQIEPVEVAVEGDSIDIELRISEGSQAKINSITVQGNTKTSDHVVLRELRTLPGQNFSRAALIRSQRELASLGYFDPEKIGMNPVPNPVDGTVDIQYTVEERPNDQITLSGGWGGGLGAVGTVGLVLNNFSLRKAGSFKNWRPVPSGDGQRLALNIQANGRRYQSYSLSFTEPWLGGRRPNSLTVSLSKSVQRFNEQGELGQLKEAYIDINGAAVNLGRRLRWPDDYFTLSNSLSYYRYNMSNGSTIFRGYAEADNIKDANNISFITSFARNSIDNPTYTRSGSSIGLNVTFTPPYSLFKGSTNSFQWIEFHKWMFDASWFHSLAGDLILNTRAHFGFIGSYTSKGNIGPFERFKLGGSGLGGGGFIVATDYVGLRGYQDESITPINSPGGVAFNKYVAELRYPISLNPAATVFVLGFAEAGNNFGTYRTYDPFKLYRSVGVGARVFMAAFGLLGFDYGWGLDTVPGIPGASGGQFHFIIGQQIR; encoded by the coding sequence ATGAGTAAGTATTTTTGGCTGTTATGCCTTTTAGCAATGTCTGGTGCCACGGCCACGGCTCAGATCAGATTAGGTCTTGGTAACAGCAGCGCGGCAAGTTCTATAGATTACGCAAATCCTAAGAAATATGAAATTGGTGGAATTACGGTAAGCGGGGCTAAGTTCTTAGACCCCAATGCCTTGATTTCATTGACCGGCCTACGTATTGGAGACAATATTGAAGTGCCCGGTGACGCCATTGGCCGTGCCATCCAGAAACTGTGGGACCAAGGCATTCTTGGTGGCGTAGACGTGCGGGCTACCAAGATTGAAGGCGATAAAATCTTCCTTGATTTCTTCTTGACAGAGCGCCCACGCTTGTCACGGTTTGATTTCACGGGTGCCTCCAAATCACAGGCCGAAGACTTACGCAAACAAATCACCTTGAACAAAGGGCGCGTAGTGACAGATGACGTGCTCAGCTCCACCCGCACCATTGTGCAAAAATTCTTTCAGGAGAAAGGTTATTTGAATACCCAGGTGGTCATAAAGCAGACGCCTGACTCCATTATTGGGAACAGCGTGATTCTGGACATACGCGTAGACAAAGGAGAGAAAGTACGTATTGGGGAATTGGTGATTGAAGGAAATGAAGCCTTCAGTGACCGGAAACTCAAACGCCAACTTAAAAAGACCAAAGAAAAGGATTTCTATAAAATCTTTACCAGTTCTAAATTTCAGCGGGCCGCTTTTGAGGAAGACAAAAAGCTATTGGTAGATTTCTATAACAAAGAAGGCTACAGAGACGCCGCCGTGGTTACTGATTCTATCTACACCATCAGTGATGACCGCATCGGTATTAAATTGGTGGTAGAGGAAGGGAGCAAATACTTCTACCGCACCATCAGCTGGAGAGGTAACTACCTGTATGATGACGCCTTTCTGGCCAGAGTCTTAGGCTTGGACAAAGGCGATGTGTACAACAAGGAAGAGCTGGACAAACGCCTGAACTATGACCCCACCCGCGGGACAGACATCACGTCTTTGTACATGGATGATGGTTACCTATTCTTCCAGATAGAGCCGGTAGAAGTGGCCGTGGAAGGCGATTCCATTGACATTGAGCTACGCATTAGTGAAGGGTCTCAGGCCAAAATCAACTCCATTACTGTACAAGGGAACACCAAAACCAGTGACCACGTGGTACTGCGTGAGTTGCGTACTTTGCCTGGGCAGAACTTCAGCCGGGCAGCCTTGATCAGGTCTCAGCGCGAATTGGCCAGCTTGGGCTATTTTGACCCAGAGAAAATTGGCATGAACCCTGTGCCTAACCCCGTAGACGGAACCGTAGACATTCAATATACCGTAGAAGAACGCCCGAATGACCAAATCACCCTTTCCGGTGGCTGGGGCGGTGGCTTAGGTGCCGTGGGTACTGTTGGCTTGGTGTTGAATAACTTTTCATTGCGCAAGGCAGGCAGCTTTAAAAACTGGCGCCCGGTTCCGTCTGGCGACGGTCAGCGGTTGGCTCTGAACATTCAGGCCAACGGCAGAAGATACCAATCGTATTCGCTTTCTTTCACAGAACCATGGCTAGGGGGCCGAAGACCAAATTCATTGACGGTAAGCTTGAGCAAATCTGTGCAGCGTTTCAATGAGCAAGGTGAGCTGGGCCAACTCAAAGAAGCCTACATTGACATTAATGGTGCCGCGGTGAACTTAGGCCGTAGGTTAAGATGGCCAGATGATTATTTCACGTTGAGCAACTCGTTGTCTTACTACAGATACAACATGAGCAACGGTTCTACCATCTTTAGAGGCTACGCCGAGGCAGACAATATCAAAGACGCCAATAATATTTCGTTTATCACATCATTTGCCAGAAATAGTATTGACAACCCTACCTACACGCGTTCAGGGTCTTCTATTGGCTTGAATGTCACTTTTACGCCGCCTTATTCCCTTTTCAAAGGCTCCACTAACTCGTTCCAGTGGATAGAATTTCACAAATGGATGTTTGATGCCTCTTGGTTTCATAGTTTGGCAGGAGATTTGATATTGAATACCAGAGCGCACTTCGGGTTCATTGGTTCTTATACTTCAAAAGGAAATATAGGGCCGTTTGAGCGCTTCAAGTTGGGTGGTTCTGGTCTGGGCGGTGGCGGCTTTATTGTGGCCACAGATTACGTGGGCTTGCGAGGGTACCAAGATGAAAGCATTACGCCTATCAATTCACCGGGCGGCGTGGCCTTCAACAAATACGTGGCAGAACTCAGGTACCCTATATCATTGAACCCTGCGGCAACTGTGTTTGTTCTAGGGTTTGCAGAGGCAGGTAACAACTTTGGAACGTACCGTACATACGATCCTTTCAAACTGTATCGTTCTGTAGGGGTAGGCGCAAGGGTGTTCATGGCGGCCTTCGGGTTGCTGGGCTTTGACTATGGTTGGGGCTTAGATACGGTGCCGGGCATACCAGGCGCCAGCGGTGGTCAGTTCCACTTTATCATAGGCCAGCAGATTAGGTAA
- a CDS encoding isoprenyl transferase — MSPKEKIDTGNLPQHIAVIMDGNGRWAKKKGNLRIFGHQNAITAVRETVEAAAELGVKFLTLYAFSTENWSRPKYEVEALMQLLVSTIRKETATLNKNNIRLQAIGDLESLPQACRKELQEAMEMTSQNSRMTLVLALSYSGRWELVQAAQKIASLVKNGDLLPEDITEATIASCLNTTGIPDPELLIRTSGEQRISNFLLWQLAYTELYITELLWPDFRKEHLYEAILSFQQRERRFGKTSEQLQNTHS; from the coding sequence ATGAGTCCCAAGGAAAAGATAGACACAGGCAATTTGCCGCAACACATTGCCGTTATCATGGACGGAAACGGGCGTTGGGCAAAGAAAAAAGGGAATCTCCGAATCTTCGGTCACCAGAACGCCATTACGGCGGTGCGGGAAACGGTAGAGGCGGCGGCAGAACTGGGAGTCAAATTCTTAACGCTCTATGCCTTTTCCACAGAGAATTGGTCCCGGCCTAAGTATGAGGTAGAAGCCCTCATGCAATTGTTGGTAAGTACCATCCGGAAGGAGACGGCCACCTTGAACAAGAACAACATCAGGTTACAGGCCATTGGTGACCTGGAGTCTCTGCCCCAGGCTTGCAGGAAGGAATTGCAGGAAGCCATGGAGATGACCAGCCAGAATAGTAGAATGACCCTGGTACTGGCACTGAGTTACAGTGGGCGGTGGGAATTGGTACAAGCTGCCCAGAAAATAGCCTCTTTGGTGAAAAACGGGGACTTGTTGCCGGAAGACATCACTGAAGCCACTATTGCAAGTTGCCTCAACACCACCGGAATTCCTGATCCAGAATTGTTGATCAGAACCAGCGGCGAGCAGCGAATCAGTAATTTTTTATTGTGGCAACTGGCTTACACAGAATTATATATCACAGAATTACTCTGGCCAGATTTCAGGAAAGAGCATCTTTATGAAGCAATACTTTCTTTTCAGCAACGGGAACGCCGTTTTGGGAAGACAAGCGAACAATTACAAAACACACATTCTTAA
- a CDS encoding DUF6089 family protein codes for MMLQPLRTLLICTMVQMGSVFFAGNSFAQQRMPERSTSELGISVGGITYKGEVAPRYRFLSNRPALMVFYKRDFSRALSWRGSLLLGRINAQDEQYQKKVPLAEYRKATVNTSVLELSGGIDYNFLDYYDFRRRTRWTPYFTVGAAAVVYNNKTTAEDPNLIYGQPDNEPYKTGFAFAVPVGAGVKYALSHHLNLGFEFGARAMFTDDFDNLSTKNEQVMNRHDNDWYFYNGISISYTFYRLNCPQ; via the coding sequence ATGATGTTACAACCATTACGCACACTCCTTATTTGCACCATGGTGCAAATGGGGAGTGTTTTTTTTGCGGGTAATTCCTTTGCCCAGCAACGCATGCCGGAACGCAGCACAAGTGAGTTGGGTATCAGTGTGGGCGGTATTACCTATAAGGGAGAGGTAGCGCCGCGTTACAGGTTTTTAAGCAACCGCCCAGCCTTAATGGTTTTCTATAAAAGAGATTTCTCCAGGGCCTTGTCTTGGCGTGGCAGTTTGCTTTTGGGCCGTATCAATGCCCAGGATGAGCAGTACCAGAAAAAAGTGCCCTTGGCAGAATATAGAAAAGCAACGGTAAACACTAGCGTGTTGGAGTTAAGCGGTGGCATTGACTATAATTTCCTGGATTACTATGACTTCAGACGCCGCACCAGATGGACCCCTTATTTCACGGTTGGTGCGGCGGCAGTAGTATACAACAACAAGACTACGGCAGAAGATCCTAACCTCATTTATGGACAACCAGACAACGAGCCCTATAAAACAGGTTTCGCCTTTGCTGTACCGGTAGGGGCAGGTGTTAAATATGCGTTATCTCATCATTTAAACCTGGGGTTTGAGTTTGGCGCGCGCGCCATGTTCACGGATGACTTTGACAACCTCTCCACCAAGAATGAGCAGGTCATGAACCGCCATGACAATGACTGGTATTTTTACAACGGTATCAGTATCTCCTACACTTTCTATCGGCTTAACTGCCCTCAATAG